A genomic region of Streptomyces sp. R33 contains the following coding sequences:
- a CDS encoding acyl-CoA dehydrogenase family protein — protein MADALLFNPRTYDPQHFDPETRRLLRATVDWFEERGKRKLIEDYRTRAWLGDFLAFSAKEGLFATFLTPASAAEGHADKRWDTARIAALNEIFGFYGLDYWYAWQVTILGLGPVWQSDNAAARARAAELLSQGEVSAFGLSEKAHGADIYSTDMLLEPDGNGGFRATGSKYYIGNGNAAALVSVFGRRTDVEGPDGYVFFAADSRHPAYHLVKNVVDSSKYVSEFRLEDYPVGPEDVLHTGRAAFDAALNTVNVGKFNLCTASIGICEHAMYEAVTHAQNRILYGRPVTAFPHVRRELTDAYVRLVGMKLFSDRAVDYFRTAGPDDRRYLLFNPMTKMKVTTEGEKVIDLMWDVIAAKGFEKDNYFAQAAVEIRGLPKLEGTVHVNLALILKFMRNHLLDPAEYAPVPTRLDAADDDFLFRQGPARGLGSVRFHDWRPAFDAYAALPNVARFREQADALCTFVTTAAPDEEQSRDLDLLLAVGQLFALVVHGQLILEQAQLTGLDEDVLDELFAVLVRDFSAHSVELHGKDSATEEQQSWAMGAIRRPVIDAARSARVWDRVEALSGAYEMAP, from the coding sequence ATGGCCGACGCCCTGCTGTTCAACCCGCGCACCTACGACCCGCAGCACTTCGACCCCGAGACCCGCAGGCTGCTGCGCGCCACCGTCGACTGGTTCGAGGAGCGCGGCAAGCGCAAGCTGATCGAGGACTACCGCACCCGCGCCTGGCTGGGCGACTTCCTCGCCTTCTCCGCCAAGGAAGGCCTGTTCGCCACCTTCCTCACCCCGGCCTCCGCTGCCGAGGGCCACGCCGACAAGCGCTGGGACACCGCCCGGATCGCCGCCCTCAACGAGATCTTCGGGTTCTACGGCCTCGACTACTGGTACGCGTGGCAGGTGACCATCCTCGGCCTCGGCCCCGTCTGGCAGAGCGACAACGCCGCCGCCCGCGCCCGCGCCGCCGAACTCCTCTCCCAGGGCGAGGTCTCCGCCTTCGGCCTGTCGGAGAAGGCGCACGGCGCCGACATCTACTCCACCGACATGCTGCTGGAGCCCGACGGCAACGGCGGATTCCGGGCCACCGGCTCCAAGTACTACATCGGCAACGGCAACGCAGCCGCTCTCGTCTCCGTCTTCGGCCGCCGCACCGACGTCGAGGGCCCGGACGGTTACGTCTTCTTCGCCGCCGACAGCCGCCACCCGGCCTACCACCTGGTGAAGAACGTCGTCGACTCCTCCAAGTACGTCAGCGAGTTCCGCCTCGAGGACTACCCGGTCGGCCCGGAGGACGTCCTGCACACCGGCCGCGCCGCCTTCGACGCCGCCCTCAACACCGTCAACGTCGGCAAGTTCAACCTCTGCACCGCCTCGATCGGCATCTGCGAGCACGCGATGTACGAGGCCGTCACCCACGCGCAGAACCGCATCCTGTACGGCCGCCCCGTCACGGCCTTCCCGCACGTGCGCCGCGAGCTGACCGACGCGTACGTCCGTCTCGTCGGGATGAAGCTGTTCAGCGACCGCGCCGTCGACTACTTCCGCACCGCGGGCCCCGACGACCGCCGCTACCTCCTCTTCAACCCGATGACGAAGATGAAGGTGACCACGGAGGGCGAGAAGGTCATCGACCTGATGTGGGACGTCATCGCCGCCAAGGGCTTCGAGAAGGACAACTACTTCGCCCAGGCCGCCGTCGAGATCCGCGGGCTGCCCAAGCTGGAGGGCACGGTCCACGTCAACCTCGCGCTGATCCTCAAGTTCATGCGCAACCACCTGCTGGACCCCGCCGAGTACGCGCCCGTCCCGACCCGCCTCGACGCGGCCGACGACGACTTCCTCTTCCGGCAGGGCCCGGCCCGAGGCCTCGGCTCCGTACGCTTCCACGACTGGCGCCCCGCCTTCGACGCGTACGCGGCCCTGCCCAACGTCGCCCGCTTCCGCGAGCAGGCGGACGCGCTGTGCACGTTCGTTACCACCGCGGCCCCCGACGAGGAGCAGAGCCGCGACCTGGACCTCCTGCTCGCCGTCGGCCAGCTCTTCGCGCTGGTCGTCCACGGCCAGCTGATCCTGGAGCAGGCGCAGCTGACCGGCCTGGACGAGGACGTGCTGGACGAGCTGTTCGCAGTCCTCGTACGCGACTTCTCCGCGCACTCCGTCGAGCTGCACGGCAAGGACTCCGCCACCGAGGAGCAGCAGAGCTGGGCCATGGGCGCGATCCGGCGTCCGGTCATCGATGCAGCCCGCTCCGCCCGGGTGTGGGACCGTGTCGAGGCGCTGTCCGGGGCGTACGAGATGGCCCCGTAA
- a CDS encoding aldo/keto reductase family oxidoreductase, producing the protein MAITPPEKDGTRLLYGCMALGGSWDTDTYGPADVDEAEAAIAAALDSGIDTFDHADIYRRGKAEAVFGEVIARTPGLRERIVLQTKCGIRLADGDLPGMYDLRGPSVVRRVEESLGRLRTDVIDVLLLHRPDPLAAPEDIAAALTSLRDQGLVRRFGVSNMNAAQIAALQRHLEFPLVANQLEMSLDRRDWLEGGVLVNTAAAAGNGFPAGTLEYCHENGVRVQAWGALAQGRFTGRQESPEEHATARLLRSLADSKGTTPETVLLWWLQRHPARVAPVVGSGRPERIRACRDAALREPDLTHEEWYELWIAARGAPLP; encoded by the coding sequence ATGGCGATCACACCACCGGAGAAGGACGGCACCCGGCTGCTGTACGGATGCATGGCGCTCGGCGGCAGCTGGGACACCGATACGTACGGCCCCGCCGACGTCGATGAGGCGGAGGCGGCGATCGCGGCGGCGCTGGACAGCGGAATCGACACCTTCGACCATGCCGACATCTACCGGCGCGGCAAGGCGGAGGCCGTCTTCGGAGAGGTCATCGCCCGCACCCCCGGCCTCCGCGAGCGGATCGTGCTCCAGACGAAGTGCGGGATCCGGCTGGCGGACGGCGACCTCCCGGGCATGTACGACCTGCGCGGCCCCTCCGTCGTGCGGCGCGTCGAGGAGAGCCTCGGCCGCCTGCGCACCGACGTCATCGACGTGCTGCTCCTGCACCGGCCCGACCCGCTGGCCGCCCCGGAGGACATCGCGGCGGCCCTCACCTCGCTGCGGGACCAAGGACTGGTCCGCCGGTTCGGCGTCTCGAACATGAACGCCGCGCAGATCGCCGCCCTGCAGCGGCACCTGGAGTTCCCGCTGGTCGCCAACCAGTTGGAGATGAGCCTGGACCGGCGGGACTGGCTCGAGGGCGGGGTCCTCGTCAACACGGCCGCGGCGGCGGGGAACGGCTTCCCGGCCGGGACGCTCGAGTACTGCCATGAGAACGGTGTCCGCGTCCAGGCCTGGGGCGCGCTGGCGCAGGGCCGGTTCACCGGCCGGCAGGAGAGCCCCGAGGAGCATGCAACGGCCCGCCTCCTGCGGTCGCTGGCCGACTCCAAGGGCACGACGCCGGAGACGGTACTGCTGTGGTGGCTGCAGCGGCATCCCGCACGGGTGGCCCCCGTCGTGGGCAGCGGCCGCCCCGAGCGGATCCGGGCCTGCCGCGACGCCGCGCTGCGCGAACCGGACCTCACGCACGAGGAGTGGTACGAGCTGTGGATCGCCGCCCGCGGAGCCCCGCTGCCGTAG
- a CDS encoding TetR family transcriptional regulator — protein sequence MSETIGARQAQRHKTRRALLDAALSLLEEQGLGSLGLREVTRVAGVTPTAFYRHFRDTEELGIALVDEALQSLHGTVRSTLTASGDAEQRIDTTVGLMAELVREYPGHIRFIVRERHGGVRRVREAVAGQLDAFADEVAERLGADPLSAGWSADDLLMLARLYVDHMVMTVSAYLAAGPEGEEWAAVTRTARRQLRLIHTGRLNWTPERLRQPSSDHD from the coding sequence ATGAGTGAGACCATCGGGGCACGGCAGGCCCAACGGCACAAAACCCGCAGGGCCTTGCTGGACGCAGCCCTGTCGCTGCTGGAGGAGCAGGGCCTCGGCAGCCTCGGCCTGCGGGAGGTGACCCGCGTCGCGGGAGTCACCCCGACGGCCTTCTACCGGCACTTCCGCGACACAGAAGAGCTGGGCATCGCGCTGGTGGACGAGGCGTTGCAGAGCCTGCACGGCACCGTCCGCTCGACCCTCACCGCCTCCGGCGACGCGGAGCAGCGGATCGACACCACCGTGGGCCTGATGGCCGAACTCGTACGGGAGTACCCCGGGCACATCCGGTTCATCGTGCGGGAACGGCACGGCGGCGTGCGCAGGGTGCGCGAGGCGGTGGCGGGCCAGCTCGACGCGTTCGCCGACGAGGTGGCCGAACGCCTGGGCGCCGATCCGCTGAGTGCGGGCTGGAGCGCGGACGACCTGCTCATGCTGGCACGCCTGTACGTCGACCACATGGTGATGACGGTTTCCGCCTACCTGGCCGCCGGCCCGGAGGGCGAGGAGTGGGCGGCGGTCACGCGTACCGCCCGTCGCCAACTCCGGCTGATCCACACGGGGCGGCTGAACTGGACCCCCGAACGGCTCCGGCAGCCGTCGTCCGATCACGATTGA
- a CDS encoding protein kinase, with product MWGRGTVLGDRYTLAERIGGGGMGEVWRADDDVLRRQVAVKVLLPALLDDVSFAARFRREATVLASLSHPGIVDVHDYGESRIESGEQVAYIVMDLVEGRTLHEVRAQSGPLPVEQALDIAGQALDALHAAHLQGVTHRDIKPSNLMLGEDGRVTVTDFGIARSSAASTGITDSHAVLGTALYMAPEQAEGLGAIAASDLYSMGVVCFELLTGEPPFTGESVVEIALKHIREPVPDLPAEFPEPVRAFVARALAKRPEERYADASVMAAAARRAAAGRPLGELDAPAGPVVAGTAPAAGAGAELRRSWRDRLRIPASVSAPLAIGFSVTITVSVAVTVFYIDPGARQSDASGPGQHPSTSVSAPASGSGSQSPGASPSGSAAAGTPDASPPPPGENPGAQGGGGAAAAGGVGGAAPVPNPQPAAGGSGNGGSQAGSGPGGGAGGGGTPGGGGSTPGGSANGGSNPPQGCGGSSWGAITNVGDGLKIGFSGSAPQGNAKVIMGGTTAFGWLHEKSNYDSFKTCGSNGIAMARALTQFNETVRVELAGPFAGDVWWNLEKAPAAGAYFIKDISFQGGCLTDNGAGNQLTVVDCSGSKAQQWRIP from the coding sequence ATGTGGGGGCGGGGGACGGTCCTCGGGGACCGGTACACACTGGCCGAGCGGATCGGCGGCGGTGGCATGGGGGAGGTCTGGCGTGCCGACGACGACGTGCTCAGACGGCAGGTCGCCGTGAAGGTCCTGCTTCCCGCGCTGCTCGACGACGTCTCGTTCGCGGCGCGGTTCCGCCGCGAGGCCACGGTCCTCGCCTCGCTCAGCCACCCGGGCATCGTCGACGTGCACGACTATGGCGAGAGCCGGATCGAATCCGGTGAGCAGGTCGCGTACATCGTCATGGACCTCGTCGAGGGGCGGACGCTGCACGAGGTCCGCGCGCAGTCCGGGCCCCTCCCCGTCGAGCAGGCACTCGACATCGCAGGGCAGGCCCTCGATGCACTCCACGCCGCGCACCTGCAGGGTGTCACGCACCGCGACATCAAGCCGTCGAACCTGATGCTCGGCGAGGACGGCCGGGTGACGGTCACCGACTTCGGCATCGCCCGTTCCAGCGCGGCCAGCACCGGGATCACCGACTCGCACGCGGTGCTCGGGACGGCGCTGTACATGGCTCCCGAGCAGGCGGAGGGGCTCGGCGCCATCGCCGCGTCCGACCTGTACTCCATGGGCGTGGTGTGCTTCGAACTGCTCACCGGGGAACCGCCGTTCACGGGCGAATCGGTCGTCGAGATCGCGCTCAAGCACATCAGGGAGCCGGTTCCGGACCTCCCTGCCGAATTCCCCGAGCCGGTACGCGCCTTCGTCGCCAGGGCACTGGCCAAGCGGCCCGAGGAGCGCTACGCCGACGCCTCGGTGATGGCTGCGGCGGCGCGGCGCGCGGCGGCCGGTCGGCCGCTGGGTGAGCTCGACGCACCGGCGGGACCGGTCGTCGCGGGGACCGCCCCGGCCGCGGGGGCCGGCGCCGAGCTGCGGCGGTCGTGGCGGGACCGGCTGCGCATCCCCGCGTCCGTCTCCGCGCCGCTCGCGATCGGGTTCAGTGTGACGATCACGGTCTCGGTGGCCGTCACCGTCTTCTACATCGACCCCGGTGCGCGGCAGAGCGATGCGAGCGGGCCCGGGCAGCACCCCTCCACCTCCGTGTCCGCGCCGGCATCCGGCAGCGGGAGCCAGAGCCCCGGCGCGTCCCCCTCGGGGAGCGCGGCGGCCGGCACGCCCGATGCCTCGCCCCCGCCGCCCGGCGAGAACCCGGGCGCGCAGGGCGGTGGTGGGGCCGCCGCCGCGGGCGGCGTGGGCGGCGCGGCGCCGGTCCCGAACCCCCAGCCGGCCGCAGGCGGATCCGGCAACGGCGGGAGCCAGGCCGGCTCGGGGCCGGGCGGCGGCGCCGGGGGAGGGGGCACACCCGGAGGCGGAGGCTCGACCCCCGGAGGATCGGCCAACGGCGGGTCCAATCCGCCGCAGGGCTGCGGCGGATCGAGCTGGGGCGCCATCACCAACGTGGGCGACGGGCTCAAGATCGGCTTCAGCGGCTCCGCCCCGCAGGGAAACGCCAAGGTCATCATGGGGGGCACCACCGCATTCGGCTGGCTCCACGAAAAGAGCAACTACGACAGCTTCAAGACGTGCGGCTCGAACGGCATCGCGATGGCGCGGGCGCTCACGCAGTTCAACGAAACCGTTCGCGTCGAGCTCGCCGGCCCGTTCGCCGGAGACGTGTGGTGGAACCTGGAGAAAGCCCCCGCGGCGGGCGCGTACTTCATCAAGGACATCTCGTTCCAGGGCGGGTGCCTCACGGACAACGGCGCCGGCAACCAGCTGACGGTGGTCGACTGCTCCGGGAGCAAAGCCCAGCAGTGGCGGATTCCGTAG
- a CDS encoding tyrosinase family protein, with amino-acid sequence MTVRKNQAKLTPEEKRAFTGALLELKRNGTYDRFVRAHNTFLMTDSDFGDRVGHRAPSFLPWHRRFLLDFEAELQKVDPKVSLPYWDWTVDRTPASSLWAADFLGGTGRDRDGQVLDGPFAYAAGKWAVTVGVDKRPYLVRELGARGVQLPTKAEVNAVLAMPVYDAAPWNSSSDGFRNHLEGWRGAGLHNRVHVWIGGQMSSAASPNDPVFWMHHAFIDMLWAEWQRRNPKSAYLPGAATPNVVDLHRPMRPWDNVTPADLLDHRKFYTFDTESAR; translated from the coding sequence ATGACCGTCCGCAAGAACCAGGCCAAGCTCACCCCGGAGGAAAAGCGCGCCTTCACCGGTGCGCTGCTCGAGCTCAAGCGGAACGGCACGTACGACCGCTTCGTCAGGGCCCACAACACCTTCCTCATGACCGACAGCGACTTCGGCGACCGGGTCGGACACCGCGCCCCCTCCTTCCTTCCCTGGCACCGCCGCTTCCTGCTGGACTTCGAAGCCGAGTTGCAGAAGGTGGACCCGAAGGTCTCTCTCCCCTACTGGGACTGGACCGTGGACCGCACCCCCGCCTCCTCCCTCTGGGCCGCGGACTTCCTGGGTGGTACCGGCCGGGACCGCGACGGCCAGGTGCTCGACGGCCCGTTCGCGTACGCGGCGGGCAAGTGGGCGGTCACCGTGGGGGTGGACAAGCGCCCTTACCTGGTGCGCGAACTCGGCGCGCGAGGGGTACAGCTGCCGACCAAGGCCGAGGTGAACGCCGTACTCGCCATGCCGGTGTACGACGCAGCCCCCTGGAACAGCTCCTCGGACGGCTTCCGAAACCATCTGGAGGGCTGGCGCGGGGCCGGCCTGCACAACCGGGTCCACGTGTGGATCGGCGGCCAGATGTCCAGCGCGGCCTCTCCCAACGACCCGGTGTTCTGGATGCACCACGCGTTCATCGACATGCTGTGGGCCGAGTGGCAGCGCCGGAACCCGAAGTCCGCCTATCTGCCGGGCGCGGCCACGCCGAACGTCGTGGACCTGCACCGCCCGATGCGGCCGTGGGACAACGTGACCCCGGCCGACCTGCTGGACCACCGGAAGTTCTACACGTTCGACACCGAGTCGGCCCGCTGA
- a CDS encoding tyrosinase family oxidase copper chaperone, giving the protein MKKITRRQALGTAVGAVTAVGLTAAVIHASATSSSDGDPKGADAASSPGPIPTGTIDEVYEGRRIQITFGEGDHQGGHHSPGLPTVRIDGNELHVMRNADGSWVSVVNHYETFPDPVTVVRAAVRDLRGAALAAFGPTGGTA; this is encoded by the coding sequence ATGAAGAAGATCACCCGCCGACAGGCCTTGGGCACTGCTGTCGGCGCAGTCACCGCGGTCGGGCTGACCGCGGCCGTCATCCATGCCTCCGCCACCTCCTCGTCGGACGGCGACCCGAAGGGGGCCGACGCGGCCTCGTCGCCCGGCCCGATACCGACCGGCACCATCGACGAGGTCTACGAGGGCCGCCGCATCCAGATCACGTTCGGCGAAGGCGACCACCAGGGCGGCCACCACTCCCCCGGTCTGCCCACGGTCCGCATAGACGGCAACGAGCTGCACGTGATGCGCAATGCCGACGGCAGCTGGGTCAGCGTCGTCAACCACTACGAGACGTTTCCCGACCCGGTCACGGTCGTCCGCGCCGCCGTGCGGGACCTCCGGGGCGCCGCCCTCGCTGCGTTCGGCCCCACGGGGGGCACGGCATGA
- a CDS encoding flavin-dependent oxidoreductase — translation MSPYGRKNSPRIVIAGAGIGGLTTALSLHAAGLDDVLILEACPNLRAVGAGINLQPAAVRELTELGLAEALDGVAVATARLEYHHRYGGLIWSEPRGRAAGYNWPQYSVHRADLQDILLAAVRDRLGPEALVTGTRLVRYEQGRRHGRPTVRAYVAGRPGPFSCDLLVGADGINSAVRATMYPDEGPPLGNGISMWRGVTEGPPFLDGRTMVIVGCNARVKAVAYPVSRADGNGRCLLNWVVESRTDEGLGEEDARGGADWDRAVPPQEVLVHLAGWRSDFLDLHGIIATAPRIGRYPMIDRDPLPAWTDGRVVLLGDAAHPLYPTGSNGASQAIVDARVLAYALAHHDVDEALARYEADRRPQTTLLLAAHRRLEPDPVLRQVEALAPNGFLDIRHVLPEDRLDGIKSCTRQVTGVDATALNARSSWSVAV, via the coding sequence ATGTCTCCGTACGGCCGAAAGAACTCTCCGCGCATCGTGATAGCCGGTGCCGGAATTGGCGGACTGACAACGGCCTTGAGCCTTCATGCGGCAGGCCTGGACGATGTGCTCATCCTGGAAGCGTGCCCGAATCTGCGCGCCGTCGGTGCGGGAATCAATCTGCAGCCCGCCGCCGTGCGCGAGCTGACCGAACTCGGTCTGGCAGAGGCCCTCGACGGCGTCGCGGTGGCGACCGCCCGGCTGGAGTACCACCACCGCTACGGCGGCCTGATCTGGTCGGAGCCGCGCGGCCGCGCCGCCGGCTACAACTGGCCGCAGTACTCGGTGCACCGGGCGGACCTGCAGGACATCCTGCTGGCGGCGGTCCGGGACCGGCTCGGCCCCGAGGCGCTGGTCACCGGAACCCGCCTCGTACGGTACGAGCAGGGCCGCCGGCACGGCCGGCCCACCGTACGGGCGTACGTGGCGGGACGGCCCGGCCCGTTCTCCTGCGACCTGCTCGTCGGCGCGGACGGAATCAACTCCGCCGTGCGCGCGACCATGTATCCGGACGAAGGACCGCCGCTCGGCAACGGGATATCCATGTGGCGCGGGGTGACCGAAGGCCCGCCCTTCCTCGACGGGCGCACGATGGTCATCGTCGGCTGCAACGCGCGGGTGAAGGCCGTGGCCTATCCCGTCTCCCGGGCCGACGGGAACGGGCGGTGCCTGCTCAACTGGGTGGTGGAGAGCCGCACCGACGAAGGCCTGGGCGAGGAGGACGCGCGGGGCGGGGCCGACTGGGACCGCGCCGTACCGCCGCAGGAGGTGCTCGTACACCTGGCGGGCTGGCGCAGCGACTTCCTCGACCTCCACGGCATCATCGCCACGGCGCCCCGCATCGGCCGGTACCCGATGATCGACCGCGACCCGCTGCCGGCCTGGACGGACGGCCGCGTCGTCCTGCTCGGCGACGCCGCCCACCCCTTGTACCCGACCGGCTCCAACGGCGCGTCACAGGCCATCGTCGACGCCCGCGTCCTCGCGTACGCGCTCGCCCACCACGACGTGGACGAGGCCCTGGCCCGGTACGAGGCGGACCGCCGCCCGCAGACCACCCTCCTCCTCGCCGCACACCGCCGGCTGGAACCCGACCCGGTCCTCCGTCAGGTGGAGGCCCTTGCCCCGAACGGCTTCCTCGACATTCGCCACGTCCTGCCGGAGGACAGGCTGGACGGCATCAAGTCCTGTACGCGCCAGGTCACCGGCGTGGACGCCACCGCGCTCAATGCGCGTTCCTCCTGGAGCGTCGCCGTATGA
- a CDS encoding zinc-binding alcohol dehydrogenase family protein, which yields MYAAVVHALGQPPRYESVPEPAPAAGEVVVEVLAAALYPLVRSFASGGHYTGGDALPLIPGFDGVGRTAAGELVYISGLEPPRGTMAERVAVPATALMPVPEGLDPVAVAAVMNPASSAWIALRERSRLRRGDSVLVLGATGNAGRAAIQLALDQGAGSVVAAGRDPLALEAAAALGAHRTVALEGTDEDVAAAFGAAAADVDIVLDYLWERPAELALDGILRHRADLTRPLRWVQVGSAAGADMTLPSAWLRKGDVSVCGSGLGSISRARRDAALRELLDRLPDLVPTTEAVAVPMAEVEAAWESPLRSGTRLVFVPAGADVRASGASQAVRNRESV from the coding sequence ATGTACGCAGCCGTGGTCCACGCCCTGGGGCAGCCTCCCCGGTACGAGTCCGTGCCCGAGCCCGCTCCCGCGGCCGGCGAGGTCGTCGTCGAGGTGCTGGCGGCCGCGCTGTACCCGCTGGTGCGCTCGTTCGCCTCGGGCGGCCACTACACGGGTGGGGATGCGCTTCCGCTGATCCCCGGGTTCGACGGGGTGGGCCGGACCGCGGCCGGTGAACTCGTCTACATCTCGGGGCTGGAGCCCCCGCGCGGGACGATGGCCGAGCGCGTCGCCGTACCGGCCACCGCACTCATGCCCGTACCGGAAGGCCTCGATCCGGTCGCGGTCGCCGCCGTCATGAACCCCGCGTCCTCCGCATGGATCGCGCTGCGTGAGCGGAGCCGGCTGCGCAGGGGGGATTCGGTGCTCGTACTCGGTGCCACGGGCAACGCCGGGCGCGCCGCGATCCAGCTGGCCCTCGACCAGGGCGCGGGCTCCGTCGTGGCGGCCGGGCGAGACCCGCTGGCCCTGGAGGCCGCGGCAGCGCTGGGCGCTCACCGTACGGTCGCCCTCGAGGGCACCGACGAGGACGTCGCGGCCGCTTTCGGCGCGGCGGCCGCCGACGTGGACATCGTGCTCGACTATCTGTGGGAGCGCCCTGCCGAGCTGGCGCTCGACGGAATCCTCCGCCACCGCGCCGATCTCACCCGACCCCTGCGTTGGGTGCAGGTGGGCTCCGCGGCCGGGGCCGACATGACCCTGCCGTCCGCGTGGTTGCGCAAGGGGGACGTGAGCGTCTGCGGGAGCGGACTCGGCTCGATCTCGCGCGCCCGCCGGGATGCCGCCCTGCGCGAACTGCTCGACCGGCTGCCCGACCTGGTGCCGACCACCGAGGCGGTCGCCGTGCCGATGGCCGAGGTGGAAGCCGCCTGGGAATCCCCGCTGCGGTCCGGCACCCGGCTCGTGTTCGTCCCCGCCGGCGCAGACGTACGGGCCTCCGGAGCCTCGCAAGCCGTCAGGAACCGGGAATCGGTCTGA
- a CDS encoding CHAT domain-containing protein, producing the protein MGRLLLHDHEDDPLTVRSLASADLDHVRLAYLSACRIAAIDTVDLLDEAIHLASAFQLARFPRVIGTLWEIDGQTAVRIARAFYDGLRTDATAVDPDRAAGALHDAVRRLRDGDDLPPGHDRRSAPLLWARDGERIRSPLITPNRLTA; encoded by the coding sequence GTGGGCCGGCTGTTGCTCCACGACCACGAGGACGACCCGCTCACCGTCAGGAGCCTGGCCTCCGCCGACCTCGACCACGTCCGGCTGGCCTACCTCTCCGCCTGCCGTATCGCGGCCATCGACACCGTCGACCTGCTGGACGAGGCCATCCACCTGGCCTCGGCGTTCCAACTCGCCCGATTCCCCCGCGTCATCGGCACCCTGTGGGAGATCGACGGCCAGACCGCCGTCCGCATCGCCCGGGCCTTCTACGACGGCCTGCGGACCGACGCGACTGCCGTCGACCCGGACCGGGCCGCCGGTGCACTGCACGATGCCGTGCGACGACTACGGGACGGAGACGACCTGCCGCCCGGCCACGACCGCAGAAGCGCTCCGCTCCTGTGGGCGCGTGACGGGGAGCGCATCCGGTCGCCCCTGATCACCCCTAACCGCCTAACCGCCTAA
- a CDS encoding DUF4232 domain-containing protein produces MKCAARSGAIKVSSVLLVAGALAGGLLAGAGTGTAAAADALRRAPAAPCTSSQIVADGAQRTDSTHVLITVTNQGPKSCVLNGFPTVALAGQGSPDKNRPLQVTRQGKARPVQLAAGGQAATRLTFTPVLGEADGFCDSGADPTVAPSMVVGVAGGRYQLAPDDGGEFALCDNGVRATAFRAAGS; encoded by the coding sequence ATGAAATGCGCAGCGAGAAGTGGCGCGATCAAGGTCTCGTCCGTACTGCTCGTGGCGGGCGCCCTGGCCGGAGGTCTCTTGGCAGGTGCCGGTACCGGCACGGCGGCAGCCGCGGACGCCCTGCGACGGGCACCGGCGGCCCCGTGCACGAGCAGCCAGATCGTTGCGGACGGCGCGCAGCGGACCGATTCCACCCATGTGCTGATCACCGTGACCAACCAGGGTCCGAAGTCGTGCGTACTGAACGGCTTCCCGACCGTGGCTCTCGCGGGCCAGGGCTCGCCGGACAAGAACAGGCCCCTTCAGGTGACCCGTCAGGGGAAGGCGCGGCCCGTGCAGTTGGCTGCCGGAGGCCAGGCCGCGACGCGGCTCACGTTCACACCGGTTCTCGGTGAGGCGGACGGCTTCTGCGACTCCGGCGCCGATCCCACCGTCGCACCATCGATGGTGGTGGGTGTCGCGGGAGGCCGGTACCAGCTGGCGCCGGACGACGGCGGCGAGTTCGCGCTGTGCGACAACGGTGTCCGTGCCACGGCCTTCCGTGCGGCGGGTTCCTGA